Within the Nitrospirota bacterium genome, the region CTGCCTACCGGGTTTGCATGTCCTGTCTGTCGGAAGTCTTCTATCTCAAGGTGCCCATGCCGGATTGTCCGACCTGCCACGGCGTCTCGACCTATGAGGCCTTCACGCTCGAAGCGATTCGTGACTGGGGCACAGAGGACCTGATTGCCAAGGCCGGTATCGCCCAGCAAGAGGCCAGCCTTGAGCCGGTCCCTGCAGCATCGGTCAAGTCCGTCGACTAAGGCTTCATTATCCGCGGGGCGTCTCTCGTGCAAGACCCACGTCCATTTTTAATCGGAGGCCTGTGGCGGCAGGGGGAAACCTCTGTCCCTGTGAACAATCCGTTTACGGGGGAGCGGCTTGCCACGGTCTCCTACGCCAGCTCTTCCGATGCAGAGGCTGCGATCCAATCGACGGTCGATGCCGCTGCCGTGATGGGAGCCCTGCCGTCCCATGCCCGCTATCAGTTGCTGCAAAAGATCGCCGGTGCCATCCATGACCGGCGCGAGGAATTTGCCCGTCTGATGACGGCGGAAGCAGGCAAGCCGATCGCCGATGCAAAGCGGGAAGTCAGCCGGGCCGTCCAGACCTTTACCATTGCGGCAGAGGAAGCGAAGCGCATTCCCGGCGAGGTGATTCCTCTCGACTGGACGCCGGGGACTGATTCGCATCTCGGCATTCTCCGCCGGGTTCCGATCGGTCCGGTGCTCGGGATTACGCCCTTTAACTTTCCTCTGAATCTTGTCGCGCACAAGGTTGCTCCGGCCTTGGCTGCCGGCAATGCCATCCTCATCAAGCCTGCGCCACAGACGCCTCTGACTGCGCTCCTCCTGGGCGAAGTGGCGCTGGAGGCAGGGCTTCCTCCCGGCGCGCTGAACATCCTGCCCTGCGACAATACAGTGGCGGAGCAGCTCGTCGTCGATCCCCGCTTTAAGCTTCTGAGCTTTACCGGCAGCGCTCCCGTCGGATGGATGTTGAAGGCCAAGTGCGGGAAGAAAAAAGTGGTGCTGGAGCTGGGCGGGAATGCCGGTGTGATCGTGGAGCCAGATGCCGATCTGGAGTTCGCCGCGCAGCGCTGCGCAGCCGGCGGGTTCGGCTATGCAGGCCAGACCTGTATTTCCGTGCAGCGAATCTTCGTCCATCATTCCATCGCAGAGTCTTTCACGGCGAAGTTGCTGGCGCAGGTCGCGCGGCTGAAGGCTGGGGATCCCAGCGATGAGGCGACGGTCGTCGGCCCCTTGATCGATCAGGCCGCTGCCCATCGTGTGGAGGAGTGGGTTGGGGAAGCGGTCTCGCAGGGGGCGTTGGTGCTCCTGGGGGGTACACGTGTGGGCTCGGTCATGGAGGCCACGGTGCTGTCGCAGGTCACGCCGACGATGAAAGTTTCTTGCCGGGAAGTGTTCGGACCGGTGGTGACGGTGACTCCCTATTGCCATTTCAACGAAGCGATTGCGGCGTTGAACCAGTCCGACTACGGGCTGCAGGCCGGGGTCTTCACTCAGGATGTGAATGCCATTTTCCATGCCTTTCGGCAGCTTGAAGTCGGGGCGGTGCTGGCCAACGAGATTCCGACCTTTCGGGCCGATCACATGCCTTATGGCGGCGTGAAGGACTCGGGGATCGGGCGCGAAGGGATTCAGGCGGCGATGGAGGATATGACGGAGCCTCGCATGCTGGTGTTGAACCTGAAGCCTCCGGCCGGGGCCTAAATAAAAAAACGCCTCGGGATATTGCGAAGCGGCGTCAATTCTTGGTAGAACAGCCACCCTGCATGTGTAGGAAGGTTTGAGAGCCGTATTTCAGCTAACGAGGCGTCCGGCATCCGGTTGGTCGGACGAAGTAAGGAGAAGAGACGATGGTACCTACGCAGATGTTTCTGACGCGAGGCGTTGGAGTTCACAAAGAAAAGCTGGCCTCCTTCGAGGAGGCCTTGCGTAGTGCCGGCGTCGCGTATTGCAATCTCGTCACGGTGTCGTCGATTCTTCCGCCGAATTGTAAAATCATCCCGCGTGCACGCGGCGAGAAGTTATTGAACCCCGGTGAGATTACGTTCTGTGTGATGGCGCGGTCGGAAACGAATGAACGGAATCGCCTGGTCTCTGCGTCAATTGGGTTGGCGGTTCCCACGGATCGTCGCACCTACGGCTATCTGTCCGAGCACCATGCGCATGGCGAAACCGATGAAGAGACGGGCGAATATACGGAAGACTTGGCGGCACAGATGCTGGCCACAACGCTCGGCGTCGAGTTCGATCCGAACATCGCGTGGAAAGAACGGGAACAGGTCTTCAAGATGGCCGGGAAGATCGTTCGGACCCAAAACATCACTCAGTCCGCTATTGGGAAACCCAATCGCTGGACGACGGTAGTGGCGTTTGCCGTGTTCATCCCGGAAGAAAATATCCCGAAGCGGCGCCGGTAGTCCTGCCACGTGAGCATACGCCCATGACACTTCCCGCCGGATGGGAAGGCACCGACCAGAACTTCCTCGGGCTTGAAGAGCCCTGGTGCCATCCTGATCGCGCGGGCGTCTACGTCCTGCCCGCGCCCTACGAACATACCTCCAGCTACGTGCGGGGCTCCGATCGGGGTCCATCAGCCATCATCGAGGCCTCGCAGCAAGTCGAGTTGTACGACGAAACGCTCGGCTGTGAACCCTATCGTGAGTGGGGCGGGGTGGCGACCATCCGCTCGCTTGATCTTGCCGGCAAAGTCGATAAGCAGGCGGTGGATGCGATTGAATCGTTCGTTGCGCCCCATGTCGGAGCCGGGCGGTTTGCCGTCACCTTGACCGGTGAACATACAGGCGCGCTGGGGGCGATTCGAGCCCATGCCAAACGCTATCCCGATCTTTGCGTGGTCCAAATCGATGCGCATGGGGACTTGCGGAAGGCCTATCAAGGCAATCCCTATAGTCATGCCAGCGTCATGGCCCGCGTGGTTGACGACGGGTTGCCGCTGGTCCAAGTCGGCATTCGCTCCATCTCCCCCGAAGAAGTGGAGCTGATGAAGAGTACGGATCGCATCGCCACGTTCTTTGCCGCCAACATCCTCGATCCCTCAGGTCCTTACGAAGGCAAGGCCTCCCGCTGGATTCCAGAGGTGGTGAAGGCCTGTCGCGGGCCGGTCTATCTGACGTTCGATTGTGACGGGCTCGATGCCTCGCTGGTCCCGGCGCTGGGCACTCCTGAACCTGGCGGGTTGGGGTGGTACGATACGCTGAACCTCATCACGGCCTTGGCCAATGGGCCTGGCATCCTCGGGATGGACATCAGCGAGATCGCCCCGATCGAAGGGTTCGTCGCGCCCCAGTTTTGTATCGCCAGGCTGATCTACCGCATGCTGGGACGGATCAAAGCGGGCCGGCGCGTTCATTGAAACGGCATACCACCTCGTGACTGAGAAACTGCGCATCAATAAGTTTTTTACGCACCACGGGATTTGTTCCCGGCGAGAGGCGGATCGCCTGGTTGAATCCGGTCGCGTGACCATCAATCAGCGGGTGGCGTCCCTGGGAGATAAGGTCAGTCCTGAGGACGTGATCGCGCGGGACGGCCAGGTGATTCCCTGGGGGACGGCCCCGGTCTATATCAAGTATTACAAGCCGGTAGGCGTGACGACGACCAGTGAGTCGCATGTGACCAGGAACATCATTTCGGAGATCGGTCATCCGGAGCGGATTTTTCCGATCGGTCGGCTCGACAAGGACTCTTCCGGCCTCATTCTGCTCACGAACGATGGAGACATCGTGAATGAGATTCTCCGAACCGAGCATGGCCATGAACGGGAATATGAGGTGTCCGTCGATCATCCGTTCGATCAGACGTTTATCGACCACATGGCGCAAGGGGTCGTCATTCTCGACCGCCCGACCAAGCCCTGCCGGGTCGAACGAATCGGTCCCGCGAGGTTCCGCATCATCCTCACCGAAGGACGCAATCGGCAGATCCGGCGCATGTGCCAGCTCTTGGGCTATCGGGTGCTTGCGCTGCATCGCGTCAGGATCATGCATATTACGCTTGCGGGGCTGGTTCCCGAATCCTGGAAACCGCTGACCGATGAGGAGCGCAGGCAGCTCTTTCAGGCGGTCGGGCGGGGGGGCAGTCATGGTGAGACGCAGAGCGGGTGACTCGGCAGTGAATTAGTCCTGGCGCAGCGCCTGTTGTGGGCTGTCATCGGCCAGCGGGACAGGGTGGGGGCGGGAGTCGATCGCAGGCTCGTTTGAGCCGCCGGCCCGAGGGGCTGTCTCTCCGCGCTGCCTGGTGAAAAAGAGATTTAAAAAGGCGACAAAGAAACTCCCCCCTACGATCAGCAGACCTGTACGCTGAATCGCTTTCGTCCCTTCATCGCGCATATCCTTGGCCACGTCCGCCACGGTGTCCAACAGTCGATCCAGCGCCAGACTCACCTGAATCATTTTCGGACCGGCGTTGTCGGAGGCATGCTCTTCCGCTTTCCGCCTGATGGCTTCCCGCTCTGCCGGGGAGACAGCCGTCCATTCCTGCGTCAAGAGTTGCACGGTCGTGCTGGCCACAGAAAAGTATTGGTCGAGACTCTGCCTGACCGCTTCGATATCTTCCGGTTCACTGCGGCCGCTTCGTGAGACGCGGAGTCCGGCTGCCGCATAGCGATCGACGGCATGTTGAATTTTTGCGCGCTGGCCCGGCAAAGACTCCGTGATCCGTTCGAAGTCTTTCTGGCTGTCCGCTGCGAGGGCGCGGATGATGGTGTTCCGGTAGCGCATGGCGTCTGCGGAAATGTGGGCGAGATCGGCGGCGCCGAGCGTGTACTCGGTGTACATGATTCGCAGGTCCTGGTCGACGCTGCTCAAGGCCTGTCCGCTCATCCAGCCCAGTCCTGCGATGAGCAGGCTGATGAGCAGCTGCGAGGCGCTCGGGCGAAATGATCGAAGAAAGGTTATAAGTCCCACCGTACTCCTTCGCTCAATCAAGAATGATTCGCCGGTCGACGTGCGGTGTGAGGTTGGGATCGTTCGATACGAAGATCGTCGACCAGGGCTCATCTTTGGAGCAGAGCCGCCGTAAGATGGTCTCGCGCAGGGTCGGTTGCATGGTATGGAGGATGCCGTCAAAGATCAGAATTTGCGGGCGGGCCAGGATCGTCCGCGCGAGCAAGATCCGTATGATATGCGTCGGGGCCAGCGCCTTCCCGGGCGCCCTGATGTGGGTCTTGAGTCCCTGCGGGAGCGCATCGACCTCTTCTTCCAGTTCGGTGAAGCGCAAGGCCCACCGGATGTCGCCATACGGAACATAGGACCGCCCGAGGACGATATTATCCTCGATCGTGCCTTCAAACAGGGTGAGTTGGGAGTCGATCATGAACCCCCGGCAACGATTGATCGTGTGAAGGTCGAGATGGCGAAGGTCCACTCCATTGTACCGAATGACGCCGCCGGTCGGCGCTTCCATGCCGGCCAGGATTCGCGCGAGTGCTGTTTTGGCTGCCGCTGTGCCGGCGTAGATGCCGATCTTTTCGCCGGGGGTGACTTCAAGATTGAAATGTTCGAAAGTCGGCGGCATGCCTGGGTGGGTGAATGCCAGGTCTTTGCAGGTCACGCGAATGCCGTGAATGGTTGGATCCGGCAGCGTGACGGACAGGGCGATGGAGGCTTGGTCCTTCGGAAGTGAGAACAGAAAATTGAGCTCGTACAGTCCGGTTAAGAAATAATAAATGTGTCCCATGCGTTTGACAACGGCATCGAGACTCAAGAGGAGGCCACTGACGACGACTTCGGCAGCCACCAGTTGTCCGAGCGTCAACTGCCCCATGGACAACAACCATCCGGCGGTAGCGAGGAGCCCGCTGTGGGCGACGGCTTGCCAGCCGACCGATCCCAGGTACTGGCGGATCAGAATGCCAAAGCGGGTTTGTCTGGTCTCGACGTAGGAGTGGACTAACTCGTCCGTTCTTGTCATCACCAGCGCTTGGCTGTCCGTGGATTTGAAGTGCAGCAGATTGTGTGCGATCTCCTGCAGCCAGTGCAGGGCCTCATACTTCGCATGGGACATATCGATGGTGGCCTTGAGCCCTCCATGCGACATGAGAAAAAAGACGACGCTGAATCCTGCCAGGAGCAGTGCGTTATACAGCAAGAAGTAGGGATGATAGAAGACGAGGATGGTCAGGCCCACTGCGCCGCCTACGATGACATTGATCAGGTCAACGAGGAGCACCGAGAGCGCCCGCTGCATGAAGACTGTTTCCATGAAGAAATTGGCATAGCGGGGCTGGAATTCCTGAAATTGCAGATGGGGCAGCTGTTGGGCCATGCCGAGGGCGACGCGAGCGAAGATCCGGCGCTCCAGCACTTCGACGGCGTAGAACTGTAGGGCGCGAAACGTTCCAACGAACATGAGCCCGGCCACCATGACACCTGCGAGGGTCACAATGGTGATGGGCTGAATGGCAAAGGCAAAGGTGTTGACGAGTTCTTGGACGGTGAGCGGGACGATGAGCGAGAAGAGTCCGATGGCAATCGAATACGAAAAAATCAGGGCGAGGATCCGCCGTTCCAAGCGGAAGAGGACGCCCAGGCAACCGAGCATCAGCTGAAACAAGTTTGGCTGGCTACCGACCGGATTTTGCACGGATTCCGTCTTCTTCCTCAGCTCGGTCCCGCCTTGTGTCGCACAGTCTGGCGAGGGTCGGGATGAGTTGTCTATGGGAACGGGCGCACATTTTTCTCACGCTATCAAAGCACAAAAATAAAAGCCACTTCTGATTCCTCAGTCTTTGGTGCGATAGGTGACGGGAGTCGTGTACGGCGTGGTTTTCGCCCAGGCTCCGATCGCCCATTGGTAGAGGGCCAGGGCTTTTTGATAGTCCGCTTTGGCGCGGATGACCTGGTTTTCCGAGTCGACCGAATTCCGTTCCCGCAAGTTGACGAAGAGGACGCTGGTGGCTCCCAGGCTAAACCGGAACCGTTCCCCTTCTTCGAGCGTCTTGGCCAGGCGGAGCGACTCGGTTGCGGCCGCCACCCGTTCTTTGGCTCGTTCAATGGCGGAGAGGGCATTGTCCACGTCGACGAGTACTTGTTGCTC harbors:
- a CDS encoding pseudouridine synthase, with product MRINKFFTHHGICSRREADRLVESGRVTINQRVASLGDKVSPEDVIARDGQVIPWGTAPVYIKYYKPVGVTTTSESHVTRNIISEIGHPERIFPIGRLDKDSSGLILLTNDGDIVNEILRTEHGHEREYEVSVDHPFDQTFIDHMAQGVVILDRPTKPCRVERIGPARFRIILTEGRNRQIRRMCQLLGYRVLALHRVRIMHITLAGLVPESWKPLTDEERRQLFQAVGRGGSHGETQSG
- a CDS encoding arginine decarboxylase, pyruvoyl-dependent, which encodes MVPTQMFLTRGVGVHKEKLASFEEALRSAGVAYCNLVTVSSILPPNCKIIPRARGEKLLNPGEITFCVMARSETNERNRLVSASIGLAVPTDRRTYGYLSEHHAHGETDEETGEYTEDLAAQMLATTLGVEFDPNIAWKEREQVFKMAGKIVRTQNITQSAIGKPNRWTTVVAFAVFIPEENIPKRRR
- a CDS encoding ATP-binding cassette domain-containing protein; protein product: MQNPVGSQPNLFQLMLGCLGVLFRLERRILALIFSYSIAIGLFSLIVPLTVQELVNTFAFAIQPITIVTLAGVMVAGLMFVGTFRALQFYAVEVLERRIFARVALGMAQQLPHLQFQEFQPRYANFFMETVFMQRALSVLLVDLINVIVGGAVGLTILVFYHPYFLLYNALLLAGFSVVFFLMSHGGLKATIDMSHAKYEALHWLQEIAHNLLHFKSTDSQALVMTRTDELVHSYVETRQTRFGILIRQYLGSVGWQAVAHSGLLATAGWLLSMGQLTLGQLVAAEVVVSGLLLSLDAVVKRMGHIYYFLTGLYELNFLFSLPKDQASIALSVTLPDPTIHGIRVTCKDLAFTHPGMPPTFEHFNLEVTPGEKIGIYAGTAAAKTALARILAGMEAPTGGVIRYNGVDLRHLDLHTINRCRGFMIDSQLTLFEGTIEDNIVLGRSYVPYGDIRWALRFTELEEEVDALPQGLKTHIRAPGKALAPTHIIRILLARTILARPQILIFDGILHTMQPTLRETILRRLCSKDEPWSTIFVSNDPNLTPHVDRRIILD
- a CDS encoding MCP four helix bundle domain-containing protein, with translation MGLITFLRSFRPSASQLLISLLIAGLGWMSGQALSSVDQDLRIMYTEYTLGAADLAHISADAMRYRNTIIRALAADSQKDFERITESLPGQRAKIQHAVDRYAAAGLRVSRSGRSEPEDIEAVRQSLDQYFSVASTTVQLLTQEWTAVSPAEREAIRRKAEEHASDNAGPKMIQVSLALDRLLDTVADVAKDMRDEGTKAIQRTGLLIVGGSFFVAFLNLFFTRQRGETAPRAGGSNEPAIDSRPHPVPLADDSPQQALRQD
- a CDS encoding aldehyde dehydrogenase family protein, translating into MQDPRPFLIGGLWRQGETSVPVNNPFTGERLATVSYASSSDAEAAIQSTVDAAAVMGALPSHARYQLLQKIAGAIHDRREEFARLMTAEAGKPIADAKREVSRAVQTFTIAAEEAKRIPGEVIPLDWTPGTDSHLGILRRVPIGPVLGITPFNFPLNLVAHKVAPALAAGNAILIKPAPQTPLTALLLGEVALEAGLPPGALNILPCDNTVAEQLVVDPRFKLLSFTGSAPVGWMLKAKCGKKKVVLELGGNAGVIVEPDADLEFAAQRCAAGGFGYAGQTCISVQRIFVHHSIAESFTAKLLAQVARLKAGDPSDEATVVGPLIDQAAAHRVEEWVGEAVSQGALVLLGGTRVGSVMEATVLSQVTPTMKVSCREVFGPVVTVTPYCHFNEAIAALNQSDYGLQAGVFTQDVNAIFHAFRQLEVGAVLANEIPTFRADHMPYGGVKDSGIGREGIQAAMEDMTEPRMLVLNLKPPAGA
- the speB gene encoding agmatinase, with product MTLPAGWEGTDQNFLGLEEPWCHPDRAGVYVLPAPYEHTSSYVRGSDRGPSAIIEASQQVELYDETLGCEPYREWGGVATIRSLDLAGKVDKQAVDAIESFVAPHVGAGRFAVTLTGEHTGALGAIRAHAKRYPDLCVVQIDAHGDLRKAYQGNPYSHASVMARVVDDGLPLVQVGIRSISPEEVELMKSTDRIATFFAANILDPSGPYEGKASRWIPEVVKACRGPVYLTFDCDGLDASLVPALGTPEPGGLGWYDTLNLITALANGPGILGMDISEIAPIEGFVAPQFCIARLIYRMLGRIKAGRRVH